The Budorcas taxicolor isolate Tak-1 chromosome 18, Takin1.1, whole genome shotgun sequence genome window below encodes:
- the NRN1L gene encoding neuritin-like protein, whose amino-acid sequence MMRCCCCCCHHRQPPCALGLLLLLLLSPLAAAAAGAGRCDTIYQGFAECLVRLGDSMGHGGELETICRSWNDFHTCASRVLLGCPEEAATVWESLQQEARRAPHPDNLHTLCGTPVRLQERGVGPETNQETLRATAPMPTPAPTPRLLAAALALACLLGPLA is encoded by the exons ATgatgcgctgctgctgctgctgctgtcaccaCCGGCAACCGCCCTGTGCGCTGgggctgttgctgttgctgctgctgtcgccCCTCG cagcagctgcagcgggCGCAGGCCGCTGCGACACCATATACCAGGGCTTTGCTGAGTGTCTCGTCCGCTTGGGAGACAGCATGGGCCACGGAGGCGAACTGGAGACCATCTGCAG GTCTTGGAATGACTTCCACACCTGTGCCTCGCGAGTCCTATTGGGCTGCCCAGAGGAGGCAGCCACCGTGTGGGAGTCACTACAGCAAGAAGCTCGCCGGGCCCCACACCCAGATAACTTGCACACTCTCTGTGGCACCCCTGTGCGCCTTCAGGAGCGCGGGGTGGGCCCAGAGACCAACCAGGAAACCCTGCGGGCGACAGCGCCAATGCCCACCCCGGCGCCCACTCCCCGGCTGCTGGCAGCTGCTCTGGCGCTGGCCTGCCTCCTGGGGCCCCTGGCCTAG